The Nakaseomyces glabratus chromosome H, complete sequence genome segment TGAAATCGAATCTGAAAGTACAGTCAGATTCTTTTTGTTCAACAACTAAGTTAGTGCTATCACCTGCTATAACTTTCATTGGGAATGTTCTGAATTGTGTTGCAATTGAGCTAACTTTATCCACTACGCACTCGATCTTGTTGTTTTTATCTAAAATCACCTGTCCTATTAATGAATCGTATGGCTTGAATTCGTTCCTCAAGTTGAGATGAGCGACATGGCCTGTTATAGTAAATCCTGTTGGAACCTCATCCAAAAATTCCTCTGGTAACACACTTCTCAGAATCTCCTCAGCTTTCCAAAAATTATAGTCCAAGGTATATTCATATGGCAAAAGCTCAGCTTGTTTCTCATTTAAGTAGTCAACAGCTCCCTGCGAGAGTACTTTAGAAACATCTTGAACATTCGTTATCTTATCAGTTAAAAGAACACCTTTTGTGACTAATTCATTGTCACAAGCAACCGTCTTTGATGGAGCATGGCCATCCTTATACTCAAGTTTGATCACATGAGGTATTCTTGGGATTCTTAATATAGATTCCTTGTAGTTCTTTGCAAACTCGCTAATATTACGAGGATCCTTAAATTTGACCACCACTAATGGGATCTTTTTGGTAAAGAAACTCCTATCTAACTCTTTCATCGATCTATTGACCGGAGGTGAATATTTGTACATATTGTGTTGAGTGCTCATTGTGGACCAATTTCTCACCAATCTATATTTAGGAAACCAGGAAAAAAATCTGTGCATCCACACAAATAGTAATTATTCAGTTACGCTAAAAGATTGGGCAATAACCAACAAGCTGTGGGTTTATACAACTAGGCATTGTGTTGATGTTTATGCTTAACATttgagctcatcgcaattttttgacaaaaaaaatttcaaacattttttcagaaattgaagctcatcgagTAATAATAGTGAGAAATAGCATATAAGATAAACCATTGAATCATTGTTCTAAGTAAAGCATAAACAAACAACGATTATAAAGAATATACTGACGATGTCTTCTGTTATCTCAGTGGTTAAAAGAACCGGT includes the following:
- the TRM5 gene encoding tRNA (guanine) methyltransferase (CAGL0H07183g~Ortholog(s) have role in regulation of DNA methylation and nucleus localization), producing MHRFFSWFPKYRLVRNWSTMSTQHNMYKYSPPVNRSMKELDRSFFTKKIPLVVVKFKDPRNISEFAKNYKESILRIPRIPHVIKLEYKDGHAPSKTVACDNELVTKGVLLTDKITNVQDVSKVLSQGAVDYLNEKQAELLPYEYTLDYNFWKAEEILRSVLPEEFLDEVPTGFTITGHVAHLNLRNEFKPYDSLIGQVILDKNNKIECVVDKVSSIATQFRTFPMKVIAGDSTNLVVEQKESDCTFRFDFSKVYWNSRLHTEHQRLVTDYFKDGEIVCDVFAGVGPFAVPAGKKPSFVLANDLNPESFKYLQENITLNKVSDFVKPFNHDGAEFIKQSANILDNFREESNGVVRHAIKLRGKKRRKGNENEPQPKQLEQQYKEYIIPKNISHYVMNLPDSALTFLGNFNGVYNNIDPEIYKEMPYVHVHCFEKYENGEEVSMEELHKRVFNRILKEMDCSADILPFEAVAFHLVRKVSPTKPMFCCSFKLPKEVAFKQ